The Amphiura filiformis chromosome 15, Afil_fr2py, whole genome shotgun sequence region cgaccaggttttaatataaaaagtcaaattttactgtttattaaagcacttcaggcttagtcttttacgtggtattttagttcaccactgggcattataattatgcaaaagtagaaatccgtgtaaaattgagggcgtcgctgtgaagcaaatcacacaaaaTGGCtttaagtactgagtagttaaaatattactgtgattgtgtgattattttatatgtgcatttgttgtcatatattgtaccaatcatattactttcaattaaaggcttagattttgttagcttaatcaaacagtgtatttgtgttgtgcattcgtgtgagttcgggtaaaaggtgattttggccttgagtcaagtacgattCGTAACAATGTgtatacaaacaagggaagaggcctacgcatcatacactggaacatggaaacattcaaacagtacaaactagcgcacgagatcaaattaatgatgcttattcgtattcttaatatatcaatatacaggggaaagaagaatgataatgtcacagtgcacttataggtcctaatacaaaacaaatcgtatgttcctagtaacattagactacattctttcagatacaAAAGACTTGAAATTCATATCTGGtttacacctaaagttattaggggtcaaaatttgccgattttaagcgccatttttggctgaaccactttaggggttgcctaaaattctgtaggggtctagaaaccctttttttttaattgcgcatagacattggcacatggttaatccataaTTAAGacctgtgacattatcatgggtccttcaaaatcaaagataatttgattgaacagtacgaagtgctaattttgacccccccccctgaaattccaaCGAAATtcagaaatctatctttttttggcattaggcatttcagacataGCCAGTGAGTGACTACATTCCAAAaaagggtcacaactgattcaattaagaagaaaatgcccttaaagagagcactttgtcatttggaccacttaaattcacaattttggtcaaggtcgccaaattttgatggcccgccattcgcaaacgaaatggaatttgaatttttttcttgtgacctcacctaggggtccatgaaaggtacctcTGAGCccaaggagagcaaaatccaagagggtgggtgtacactcagtctgttttgacatggactgaccctagtgtgacagctgttggtattattcaggtctagaattgaacattataataatgttttgttagaaaaaataataaatgatcacatcaaacgaCCTTAAAAAATCAGAAACGGAAAtgcaagggattatgtgagttgatctgtaatttgaattcattttgaaatcaaaagataaaaagaccccaaCATTAATACAacatctgtgattgttttttgtcaaaactccGTTTGGATTACTGTAATGGTCTCTTGTCTTCAATTCCACATAAACGTGTCCTTCGTCTTCAACGTCTTCAAAGCTGGGCAGCTCGACTTGTTTTTAATGTACCTCGCAACCATTGTTGTCTGCTCTTCATTGGCTTCCTGTCCAACAACGTATTATTTACAAACTGCTCCTCTACGTCTACAAGACTCTAAACCACTTAGCACCAGATTATCTGAATACTTGTCTCCATATTTATCATCCAACCGTAATCTCAGATCCGTCAATGATTTCCTTCGTTTGGATTACCCCAAGGCTCACCTTAGAGCAGGTGACAGGacatttacttttaaaagtgcttcacgggaatggaataaacttcccACCACAATAAGAGAATCCTCTTCCATCGcgagttttaaaaagtcaattaagacCTATCTGTTTCCATGATGTGTTTTACTTTACTTTGTTGATCTTTATATTTTATgacttgtattatgtaaatttaaggttaatattatttatttaagggTTTTTGCTATGTGTAccttaagatgtttttatttttactttgtaagcgctacgagcttgtcataaggaacagcgcaccaaaagttttctgttatgttTTCTGTTATGTTCCTTTCCTCCAAATAGAAacgtttttatatcgaacgaaagctaacactgcCCGCTAAAACCCCCCTTTttattacgtcaacagatgacgcaattcaatgtttatagtaaACCATGCCACAGAGTGTCTTGGAGACATCCCAGATCCCACCATTGGCATCAGCTGGACCTCATCATCACCAGAAGATCATCTCTGATTCTGAACTGTGTGAACATCACCCGCAGCTACCACAGTGCTGACTGCAATACAGACCACTCATTAGTCAGCAGCAAAGTGCGTATGCAGCCAAAACGTATCCATCACTCTAAGCAGAAGAGGCGTCCACGTATCAACACCACAGGAACAACAATCCCTGCCTTGTGTGAGCACTTTGCTAAATCTATAGAACGATCCCTGCAGGACTGTCCTGAAACACCCACTGTGGAGAGATGGAATTTCCTTAGAGACACTATATATAACACAGCCATGGAGACTTTTGGCAAGAGAAGTAAACAAAATCCTAATTGgtttgaagctaaaatattgGAGATGGAACCAGTTGTTGAAGCTAAACGATCTGCTCTCATCAACTACAAGAGTGTACCCTCGAAGAAGACACTTGCAACACTTCAAAAGGCAAAGAGAAATGCCCAGAGAACTGCAAGGCGCTGTGCCAATGACTATTGGCTGACCCTCTGTCAGAACATCCAACTGCATGTCAACAGTGGCAATGTCCGTGGTATGTATGAAGGCATCAGAAAAGCGTTTGGGCCCACCACCACCAAGACTGCACCAATAAAGTCATCTGATGGTGCTGTCATTAAAGACCGAAGCAAACAGATGGAAAGATGGGTTGAGCACTACCAGGAGCTCTATTCCCAGGAAAATGTGGTTACCGAAGCTGCATTGAACAGCATTAAGAAGCAGCCAGAAATAGAAGAGCTTGATAACCCACCCTCCCTAGAAGAACTGTGTAAGGCCATCGACTCTCTCTCTAGTGGCAAAGCTCCAGGAAAAGATGCAATCCCTCCTGAGGTCATCAAAGCAGGCAAGAATACACCCTTCTTCATCACCTTCATGAGCTTCTCTGTCTTTGTTGGCAAGAAGGGATGGTACCCCAGGATATGCGAGACTCTGTCATAGTTACACTCTACAAAAACAAAGGTGACCGCAGCGAACAACTACCGGGGTATCTCTCTCCTAAGTATAGTTGGGAAGGTCTTTGCCCGGGTAGTCCTCAACAGGTTGCAGACGCTAGCTGAGCGTGTTTATCCTGAATCACAATGTGGCTTCAGGTCTGGGAGATCAACCATCGATATGATATTTTCCGTACGGCAACTTCAAGAAAAATGTCGGGAGCAGAGACAACCACTCTTCATTGCATTCATCGACCTGACAAAGGCATTCGATCTAGTCAGCAGGAAAGGTCTTTTCACACTACTCGAGAAAATTGGATGCCCACCAAAGCTGCTCAAGATGATCATATCCTTCCATGAACAACGTTCATTCAAATACGCCGCTCCCGAACTCTGGAATCAACTGCCACCACACAtcagaaattcatcttcacttgcaCTGTTCAAAAAGAAACTCAAAACTCATCTGTTCATTCAACTCGACGCACCCTGACTCACGAACTGGAACTGAATTGTTTGTTTTTCCCCATGATTATATATGTTTTTAAAGTGTGAATAGTGTGTTTAATTTCGTGCAATAATGACTGAGTTATACATGTACTTGCAGAATTCTCCAGCTTTCTTGCTGTTTTTAATATATAGTTCTTTTGTTTataagttgtttttgtttttgtattttacttgttttataatAGTATTTGCTTAAggttatgtgtattttgtaattaaggtatttttaaggcttttcatataattattttgtaaagcGCACTGTGACGCTCCGTGAAGTGCGCTTAATAaaagtgtgttattattattattattatttatgaagGAATGCATGGCACTGTCCAGTACGATGGCTCCTCCTCTGATGCCTTCCAAATCAGGAGTGGAGTGAAGCAGGGATGTGTGCTTGCTCCTACACTCTTCGGTATCTTTTTCTCTCTGCTGACGCATGCTTTCAGCTCATCAGAGGATGGTGTGTATCTCCACACAAGAAGCGATGGAGGTCTGTTTAACCTATCACGTCTCCGAGCAAAGACCAAGGTGCAGAGAGTCCTGATCAGAGATATGCTATTTGCTGATGATGCGGCTTTGACGGCAAAGTCTGAAGCGGATCTACAGAGACTCATCAGCAGCTTTGCAGATGCATGTAGAGAATTTGGCCTGACAATCAGTCTGAAGAAGACAAACATTATGGCTCAGGATGCCAGTATTACACCCTCCATCAGTATCAACGACTACATGCTTGAAGTGGTGGAAGTCTTCACTTACCTTGGTTCCAAAATCTCCAACAATCTATCGCTTGACGCAGACTTGAATACACGCATTGGCAAGGCATCTACTGCAATGGCACGTCTCTCAAAGAGAGTATGGGAAAACACCATGCTAACCATCAACACAAAGATGAGGGTGTATCAGGCCTGTGTACTCAGCACTCTTCTCTATGGAAGCGAAGCATGGGCACTATATGCACATCAGGAACAGAGACTGAATGCTTTCCACATGCGCTGCCTCAGACGTATCCTAGGCTTCACATGGCAGGACCATGTCACCAACAAAGCCGTCTTGGAAAAAGCTGGCATCTTAAGCATGTTTGCACTCCTGTCACAAAGACGCTTGAGATGGCTTGGACATGTCAGCCGAATGGATGATGGTAGAATCCCAAAAGACCTGCTGTATGGCCAGCTAGAAATCGGCTCTAGACCTGTTGGAAGACCAGCCCTGCGCTTCAAGGACGTCTGCAAGCGAGACATGAAAAATTGTGACATCAACCCATCAAACTGGGAAAGCATGGCTGCAGATCGAAATAGCTGGAAAGATGCCGTCAAGACTGGAGCATATGTTGGAAACCAGAAGAAGGTCCAGCAGTGGGAAGAGAGAAGAGAGCGAAGACGGCAGGGCTCAGTGTCAGCTCCGCCATCGCAAGAAGTTGTTTTCACTTGCAGCAAATGTAAGAGGATTTGTCGTTCAAGAATTGGACTGCATAGCCACAGCAGGCGATGCAGCCAAACATCAGAGTGACTTTGGGCACAAAAACTCCATTGTCTCCCGAGACAGACGGATGCCATGAATGAAAGTAAGGTGAATGTTGTAAGTGTGTTGAAAACAGCCTATTCACGCACAATTTTTTGACCcagatgtaggttttaaaagtcaaaacctcgaaTGATCCTGAATATTTTTCATGGTTTCGGTTCCTCTATTGTACAGAAACGAAAAATGCAAcggattatgtgagttgatctgtaatttGAATTCATTTTTGAAaccaaaaagattttttttaaaaagacacgacaaatacggcatctgtgattggtttggagcgattgccgaatagggtgcaactctactacgTCAACAGATTACAATATTCAATATTGCAAGGCGAATGTTGTAAGTCTGTTGAAAACGGCCTACCGTACACGCACAATTATTGACCacgatgtaggttttaaaagtcaaaaccccgaATGATCCTTTTAGAGCACGTTtatatgtgcatttattataCTAAATCATGAggaatggccaattctcttttaaattgcaaatcttgtgcagctATTTTCGCTTCATTTGTCATACggctgtaaattcaatgaacaatgactttgcttaagggctggggtatgaacgtttggacagtatttatttagggacattagagcacatcagacatatcgaattgcattctgaatacgaagaatgttcttctgatatcaaataattttgattttttgaaattcgcaatgtaatacatatttatggcaaatcattaaaaattgatatttttgatatttaacagtactcgaagtaaactttataaatctgatgatttatacttaaagtggtgggatgaaaagccgacgatcaattgaaaattttgacctttcgtattgaatatatggattttttttccaaaaacacacaccaaaaaaaggtctttttgggaaaaaaatccatatcttcaatatgaaaggttaaaattttcaattgaccgtcggcttttcctcccagctacatacactttaagaatatatcattagatttatataatttacttcgaggactgttatatatcaaaatttgaaaaatatcaaatttttataatttgtcataaaatttgtattatattgtgattttcaaaaatgaaaattatttgatatcagaaagacatgcttcgtattcagaatgcaattcgataggtctgaggtgctctcatgttccacaaaaaaatactgtcgaaacgcaataaacgctcattctagatcccttaaagagcgcttaggcgacaaaaaaagaaaaccctgttctacaggcccgacagacccagattttgaacaaattttggaaacaaattttcctgtacaaatgaatgccgacccaaatttcggaattttcggaaacaattaaaaaaaaaaaaaattaattgcaaattatttacagattttggtgattttttgtttcatttcctaaaaaaaaaaaaaaaaaaaaaaggaccgaCCGACCCGACTTGAAAtgtctttttttcgtcgccttagaaATTGATTTggataaaaatctcaatttgggTAGCACTTTTATATAAGTGAACAAAAAATACATAATACACACGAGCCAAGTTTCATAATTTTTATTACTGATCCTTGCAAATGACAGTAAATTTGCATATCATCGAAGATGTGAAATCTTAGTCCATATTACGGATAATTCAGTTTCCAACATTTTAGATGTAGATTATGAAAACAAACTGGACCTGCAACTCGATCCTTGAGGCACACTATAATATGAGAACTTCAGGATCAGAGAGTTCATTCATGAACCTCGTGATACATACAGTCGAGTTCCAATCTTTTGAGAGACCCGTTTTGTGACCCCCATCtcaaaatgttaatgttattgaTTGCacgattgattggttgattgattgatatgttcAATGATTGATGATTAATTGATAAACGGGTTAGTAGGCCTATTCGTAGAAATTGGTGAGATTTGTTACAATTTTTccctgttttctttctttctttctttctctttctttctttctttctttctctctctctttctttctttctttctttctttctttctttctttctttctttctttctttctttcttaccttcctttctttctttctttctttctttctttctttctttctttctttctttctttctttctttctttctttctttcttttctttctttctctctctcactctctctctttctttctttctttcgttctttctttctttctttctttctttctttctttctctctctctctctctctttctttctttctttctttctttctttctttctttctttctttcgttctttctttttttttcttgcttgcttgctagctttctttctttctttctttctttctttctttctttctttctttctttctttctttctttctttctttctttctttctttctttctttttctttctttctttctttctttctttctttctttctttctttctttctttctttctttctttctttctttcttactttctttctttctttctttctttctttctttctttctttcattctttttgctctatttttttttttttttttttttgtaaataaacataaaCTTCAAAGTTTTTGACATTATAGAACTTGATCTGATTAGTATTTTTCTATGTTGGGCCTTGCCCTTGAGGGTAAATCCACTAGTCTCAGCCACCACAAAGTTTTAGAcatcatgtttattttttttttaaaagggccTGTAAAATTTATGTGAAGACTGCCCTCGCTCACTCATGCACTCGCCTTGATCAATTAGCGGCCAACTAAGGTAAAAGAAACGATTTGATTGGTGTAAAAGTTACGGAAAGTTATGCTACAACCAATCACGTTCCTTCTATGAAATTGTACATGAACTCGTAATCAAAACAAAATCGGATTTGGGTCATGTACGTAGACGTAGGGAAAGGACTCAATTTCTCTTTAAATTAAGGTGTTTATCATCATGGAACTGAAAGAAAGTAAACCGACAGTGAAGAGTGACATCGAAAAATTGCAGCAAACAAAACGCATATACCGGTGAGTAGTAGTAGCAGCATTACACTtcgtaagcttaaaattgcatgTGTTCTGTCAAGACGAAGTTGCTGAATTCTGCACCAGACGCTGTCCCACTTATTACCAGAGTCTGCAGAGATAAGGACATGAGGACATTTGGAATCTGGCAGCCGTGTAAGCAGTTAGGTAAAGCTATACAAGCTGCCATTATTCTGCCATTTGTGCGAATACGGACTTAGGGCTGGCTATTAAACATGTTCGCAGTTGTCAAAAAAATTTACGGGCAAATCGACTCGCCCGATTTATAAATTAGGTATAATTTTAagccaattttaaatttgtcatcaaaAATTCAAACCACATCGTTTTATATATCTAATTATCACTTCCCATAACAAAGTTATATTATCAAAACAAAGGTTGACTTTCCTCAAAACGTTCAGCCAACAATTGATGCATCAATTACAAAACAAAACTGCATGTAGTATTAATTCAACATGGAAGTGCTATTaaaaaatccctctaaaattccatttgCGATTCtcacaaattttacaaaaataaattatatatttgaatgaagtgaagtatagacaatatCAGGGTTCTAGGTAGACGAATTTAAGTGCCGGGCGGAGCGAAGCGGAGCAATGACCCTCAAATGACGCTATTTGGTGCATCAACATACATCAATCACCGCAAATGTTCTCTCACGGCCGCCGGGCAATATTTACAAGTGTTGCAACTTACAATAATATGTTCAGTCAATGTGAATAAAAACCACTGTCAGAATTAATAATTATCGGGGTCATAGATTCTTAAAAATCCTGTAAATTTGTCAAAACTTACACTCAAAATCGTCATTTAGTTCCACTTTCCAAATCCCGGCCATTTCGtcatttttctctcatttttattTCGTTTGGGGAAACAACGTACATTCTAGAAAAACAACACGCTGTCTCCCTGCTACGTCATTTCACATCCGGGCTCCTAACAATACGAGCTAGACGTTCTCAAAGCTTCGTGATGGGATGGAGGTTTTATGATGTGATGGCTACGAATGCGTAACAGgtcaggttaaataaataaaaataaataaaataggggATTCCCTGCTACGTCATTTCACATCCGGGCTCGTAACAATGCAAGCTATACTTTCAATCGCTGATTTGTACGAAGAAAATGAGAAAGATTTGCAAAATGGTGCAAAACTTCGACTTTGTAAGTTGAAATACGATCGAATTGGTACATTTTCAGCCTAATTTAAGTTCATGTTGCATAAAATTTGTGCCGGGCGGCAGACCCAATTTGAACAATCGAGCTGGGCAGAAAATTGCTGTACCGGGCGGTACCGCCCGGCGCCGCCCACCGTGGCTAGAACCCTGGACAATATCTATGTATGTTTCCTTTCATGACATCTTTACTTTCCTAATAAaatatatgcattgtgtttgggccaatttggctgaccagAAAATGTGttaagcatgtaagctacattgataccgatgccaccaatagaacgagaagattttccCCTTCAGTTTGCAtgtaccactttgtccaatttttttctcatttcttcacaaaatgcaaaaaaaatgggtatagtacccccttaacttaaaaccttaatgtacgatttccgttgaatatcaattttttaattttttatctaaaatgttgaaataatattagtaataactgccgggaagagttgctgtccattttaagttgaaggtataaagtgaaagaaaccccattggttattttgaccatttaacatgcagttctatggcaggacatattatcataattttttaaattatgatatatgtcgaactttgctctgttgacctacaaagacaacaaatttggcagattccatttaggtgcaagttgggacatgtgtaaacattacatgtacaaatattgtatgcaaaaaaaaatcaggtttgataaaattaaccaatttcatattataagatcgtacattatggctttaactacaggggttcaaattcgcaaACAATTGCAGGAAGCTGTTTATTTTAGGTTCTCATAAAGGGCTTTTATGAGAACCTCCTGCTCAACGTTCACGTTGTAGTGCAGCGCAAtatgttcaaaaattgtattcatctattgctatggtagttaatcctgctTCATCATCACTTATGGGGAATCCTGTATTTGCAACCAAAGGAGACGCTTTCATTACTACGCTAGTGAGGTCACATCTATTATTATGGGATGGCCGAGTAATATAAACATTGAACATGCATGCATAGGCCATGGATTCCCGTTTGTGATCATACAATAAATTGACAGCTAAAATGAAGAAAACTTTGCCTTTGACTTCCGTTTAAAGGTAAAATATAAcacaatatatgtgacatgatgaagggtcacatgtcgaccctagtCGAAAATGGGTTTTACATACagttctaaagaggacatttagagctatCAGAAActaaaaaccccatgttgatatgaccttTCTTTGTAAAGTTATTATACATCAATTTATAAATCGCtgaagaatttgaacactttctttgtcaatatctcaaaatcaatattagcgacatccgactcatttcccttaatcgtgtcacatatatatgtGATGATGATCTGAGACTTGGAAGCTTTATGAGAAGTATGAGAACCAATTGTGGTTTTTCTAGTTGTAATCCAGCGAGAACCTTCAGGAGAACCGGTGTTCGGGTTCTCCTTGAATTTGAATCCCTGTAACTAATGTTTGCCTTTTGTACCTATAAATTATATTGGCTGATTGGGATCATATTTTGGTTAGTGACAGTGTCAGTTATGGTTATTACGGTTACGATGAGTCCCCCAATAATTGAAGATAAAATTTATAATTTCATCACTGCCGgggtaaaattcattattttaaggtaaaataaactaaaattcaaaaagtttaagATTATAATTCATAATATGAGGTAAAATGTACATACATTTCCAAAGCTTCCGCGCACAGGAAacctcttcacgaattcacttaCCTTGTGATCCTACATCACtagttttcatttgataccaaatttaccatTGTAGCACTTGTAGTTTTAAAGTTCTGagcatttttgtctcgcctggaCTTAGgtgtcactatttctgtctgtccgtgtgtgtgtgtgggggggtgggtgggggtgtgtgtgtggatgtatgtgtgtccgtccggagctgtatctggggaaccgtaagacctacggcgacgctacttggtgggaggaagggtatccaagtttgctcagtaaccgtatgtttttggtgaaaaatatgcaaattaacatagctaatttgcataatttatgcgaaaatcagcgcaaattgatagcggagtttgtggacagactatctcaagatccgttgggcgcatggtaacgaaacctggtgacaggaatgatacacacctgctgatcacctgattagtttttcggcgaaaagtatgcgcatttagttgttaatttgcataatttatgcggaacgattctacaaatatggttggaaatctgaagaaatccgccttgtggagctgtatctgggggattcgtaagatccctaagccctatgatgatgaaacgtggtagggggtagtatgaccagaagatctcaacccgatttgattttcagcgcaaaatatgctaatt contains the following coding sequences:
- the LOC140171079 gene encoding uncharacterized protein; translation: MTQFNVYSKPCHRVSWRHPRSHHWHQLDLIITRRSSLILNCVNITRSYHSADCNTDHSLVSSKVRMQPKRIHHSKQKRRPRINTTGTTIPALCEHFAKSIERSLQDCPETPTVERWNFLRDTIYNTAMETFGKRSKQNPNWFEAKILEMEPVVEAKRSALINYKSVPSKKTLATLQKAKRNAQRTARRCANDYWLTLCQNIQLHVNSGNVRGMYEGIRKAFGPTTTKTAPIKSSDGAVIKDRSKQMERWVEHYQELYSQENVVTEAALNSIKKQPEIEELDNPPSLEELCKAIDSLSSGKAPGKDAIPPEVIKAGKNTPFFITFMSFSVFVGKKGWYPRICETLS